The genomic interval AGAAAGAGCATTGCTGAGCCCGCTCCGGCGCCAGCGCTTCCGCGTGCGCCCATCACTGATCGTCGTCGTAGCGCCTACGCCAACACAGCCCTCAACCGCTCTGCAGACGCTGTAGCGACCGCACCGGAAGGGGTGCGCAACGACACGCTCAACCGGGAGGCGTTCCGCATGGGCCGTCTCGTCGGTGGGGGTGTCCTGCAGCGAGACGACGTCGAGAGTGAGCTGGGCCGCGCAGCGCATCACGCCGGACTTCCGACCGGCGAAGCGGCGAACACCATCGCGTCCGGCCTGTCCGCCGGCACCAGCCGCCCGCGCTCCGTTCCAGACCGCGATCCCCTTCCTCGACCCCCCGACCGTTGAAGGACAGCGACATGACCACTACGACATCCCAAAACCCCGAACCAGTCGATCAGACCACGACGCTTCCTTCGGCAGAACCGGCTGCCTCCGCTGTCGAGATTTCTCCGGACGTTCCGGCAGAGTCGGTCAGCGAACCAGAGCCAGTTATGGAACGCGACGAGGGCGTCTGGGGCGATCTTCGCTCCAGCTTCCACCACGCCCATCAGGTCTTGCTCGACTGGACCGACGATGGTTCTGCCGACGATCTCAAACCTGCGCTGGACGAGGCGTCCAGGGTTATCGCAGAAGCCGCTGTCGCGAGCGGTCGAGACGACGGCGGACTGGTGGTTGGCGACTCGCGCAACACCGCCTCTGTCGACCAAGCCGTTCGCGACGAGTCTCCCGCCTTCGTGCAATCAGTGGACGATGCGTACGCAGACGCGCAGGCAGCGGGCCTCGCCACCGATAGCCTGGAGTGGACGGGCGTGAGCACCATCCGCGGCGCGATCCGCAACCTGTGGGACACCATCCGAGCCGTCTCTGGCCGACGTTGGGCCGAGCTGTTCGTAGACATTCGCGTAATGGGTCCTCTGAACACCCTCGCCACCCGAGCTGCCCGCGGTATTGCGACCATTGCCGGCCGCGCGGTGAACCGCCTCGAGCTGCGCGGCGCACTGCGGCAGCCTGGCGTCGACTCGTTGGCGAGCTTGCGTGGGGCGTACATCAACGCGCGAAGCCAGGTCCGGGCTCACGCCGCCACCCACGAATGGCAACGCATCGCGGCTCTGTGGGGCACGGTCAACACGCTTGCCCGGCAGGTCGGAGATCCGGGAATCCGCGCGGTGGTCGCGCGAACTGCCGACGCCATCTCCGACCACGCGGACGCGCTTAGCCGTCGGCTCCACCAGGCCGGTCAAGCCGGCGCCACGCGCACGATCACCGATCTCGCCCGAGCGGCTGAACATCATGCCTCCGCGCTTCGCGCGAGCACCAACCAAGCGTTGAGCGCTGGACCAGATGTTGTACCGGCCGCAGAGGTCTCGGCCGGCAAGCTTGCCACCGGCCTCGTGGCGCCTCAGAGCATGGACGCGTCCGCACTTCAGGCAAGAGCACACGAGGTAGCCCGACTCGCCCGGGCCAGGCAGGGTCAGGAGGCGAGGGCGGACGGTGCCGTTCCGCGCGGCACTCACGGCGTCAACGTCGCGCGTGATCAGGAAGATCAGCTGATGCGACTTCGGTCGCTGGCTCCCTCGCTGCAACCCGTCAGAGGACCGCGTCGGTCAATGTGATGTTTGGCCCGCGTCGGCAGCCACCCAGCCGCAGATCTTCGATGCTTCGCGAGAAGTTTCAGCATGGCTTTGCACGCTTGGGACTCGGCAGTGCTCTACGTTGCATGACGAGGAAACGGAACACGGAGCCCGGCCCGGCCGAGGCGGGTTCGGCGATCGTGGTGCTTGTCTTCAACGCTGTGGTTGCCGGGTTGGGCGGCCTGTACGTCGCGACACGGTCCACGCCGGTGGTAGCCGTGGTCGGTGCGGTGGCAGTCGCGGTGCTTGCCGTCGTGCGCCGTTGGGACCGTACGTGAAGAACGGGGTGCCGGCGGATTGGACAGCACCGAGATGGGCTTCGACGGGTTCTTCCGACAGCACTACAGTCGCTATGTCGCGTATCTGATCAAACTCGGTTTTACCCGGCAGGAGGCGGAAGACGCGACCAACGAGGCGATGACCGAGGTGTACAGGCGCTGGAGCCAGGTGACCAACCCCATCGCGTATGTCTACAGAACCGTGCTCAACCAGGCCGTGGCTGAGCGGCGACGCAGCGACCGAGGCCTTGACGCGGCGAGTCGGGCGGTGTCAGGTGATCCCCGTCACCTCTTCGACGGCGTGGCGTACAAGGACGACCACATTCTCCTGCTGGATCTGCTGCGGAGGCTGCCGCCGAACCAGCGGAAGGTACTCGCGTTGGATCTGGCGGATCTCGACGTCACCACGATCGCCGAAATTCTGGACGTCGATCCGTCAACGGTCAGGTCTCACCGCCGCCACGCCCTTAAGGCACTGCGGAAGCTCGCATGTGAACAGAACCCTTCATTGAAGGATGGTGAGATGCCGTGACACAGCCATCCGGTGGCACCAACAAGCAGTTCCGGCAGTGGATGACGCGTGCCAGCCAAGACCTCGACTCCGCCGTTGCTCAGGCTCTAGATGTTCCAGCCACACTTGCTCGGGTTAAGGCGCCGGCGGCCGCGCCGTCAGCCATGATTGCCAGCGCCGACCATGGAACAAGAGGCCGGACTTTTCTGGAGGGACTCGAGTTTGGAGAGGACCCCGAGATCGAGGCCGAACTGCGCTTCTTCGAAGCGCTTCGGGAAGGCCGGCTGTTGGAGTATCTGACAGCGAATCCTGTCACGGGGAATGCGGTGCTCTACCGATGCGTCGCGGATCTCGTCTACGAACGGTTCACCCGGCACGTTGAACGGAGACGGGGGCACCTCGGCTGTGCCTCGTCGATGACACGACTCCTGCCTGAGTGCCACGACCGGTACCAGGACGACGTTGAGGCGGTCCGGGCCGACTTGCTGCGACACGCCCACCGGCCGATCGAGAATGTGCGGGGATGGCTGGCGGCGCGCCTGGTGCCGGTAACCGTCGACGCCAACCGGAGGCGTCGCGGGGAGCGGGGCGCGCAGCAGCGTCCACGCGTGCCCGGTTGGCTTCGCGACGAGCTCGGCGGCGATCCGTGGTTGATTGAGCTCGCGCTGCAGATTTTGACCTGGGCGGGTGTGCCGGCCGGAATGGTTGGTGGGCTGTGGCCGCTCGGCGCCTGGGCTGACCGACGTGCCAAGGTCGCCGGCGGCCACGATGTCAGCCAGTCCCGGGTCGCCGAGGACGTCGAGCGGGTGCTCACGGCGATGCGGACGAACCCGGTTTGGTACGAGATGTATGTTGAGCGGCCGCTTGGTCGAAAATCCACGCCGGTCGTGGCGCATCTTGACGCCGGTGCACCTTTGGTGATCACCGATGCCGGAGATGCCGCACTGCTGTCGCTGGCAGAAGAAGCTATCGCCGGGGTTGAAGCGCGCGTCGCGCTGGGCGAGGATCCGCGAGCCGCCGTATTCGAGGTGCTTACAGCCATCTTCCACAGCGACGATCCAACGCAAACCACCAGCTCCGAAGTTGAGCAGCATGCTGTGCGCGTTGCAACTCTGCTGACAGACGCCAGCGCTCGCGAGCGAATTGTCGACGAGGTTCTCAACATCATCAATGAGGCAAGGCGCTAAGAAGGCGGTGCGCCGGTGGGGGAGACCGCGACGTAACAGCGTCAATCCCCCAACGGCTCCCACGCCGATCGCGACGTGCGCACCTAAGCCTGGTGATGGCGGTGACGACCTGAATCGGTCAAGCAGTACATCCTCCGCGTAGTTGGCGTTATCGCCTTGCTCGCTGACCCTATACGTCGCATTCGGCCGCAGTTCAAGGTCGCGCGTCACTGTCATCGAATACGTGTGCTGATTCGCTCGCGCCAGTTCGTTGACAAGGGGCATCGATGACTAGGTGGCGTGGCTGGTCGTTGGTCTCATTCATCCTGGTACTCGCACTGGCGGCCACCGCGCTGCCGGACGGTCCGGCGCGTGCGAAGCAAGCGTCGAAGGCGCACTGGGTGAACTCCGCGCCGTTGCCGCCGGGCATCGTGTCGGCGGCACATAAAACGCCACAGCTGCCGCCTACGCAGCCGCCGGCGCCGTCCAGCGGGCCGATGCACGACGCGGTGCAGAAGATCAAGGAGGCGCAGAACCACGTGCCGGTCAACGCCGCCGGCACTCCGCCGCGAGCGGACATCGCGGCGCAGAACGCGAAACTGGCGGCGGCGCGTGCGAAGGGTTGGCTTGTCGGCAACGGGCCGGCGAACGGTCGTATCAAGGCTCCGCGGTTCAAGGTCGGGCCGGACAACATCGGGGATTCGAAGGCGGCGCCGGCGGGTGCGGTCTACGGCGCGACGTACGCGCCGGCGTCCGGTTTCGATGTGAATCCGCGGTACGACACGCCCGGTGAGATGTGGGTGACGGTGACCAACACCGGGAACTTCACCTGGGCTGCGAACACGGTCAGTATGGGCTATCACCTATACAGGTCCGATGGCAGCAGCTATAACCTCAATGGTCTGAGCTCGGCGATCACCGTGGACGTGCCAGCGGGCAGTTCCGTGACCGTCTATTGCAGCTTCGAGTACCTTCCCGCGGGCTCTTTTAAGCTTGTGTGGCGTTACCGTCCGCGTCGTAGCCGGTCGCGGTGACCGCCGCCGGGTGGACGACGCCGCCCGGGGGCACTTCTACCGTGGCCTATGCCGCCTCCTACGACGCCGAGGGCCGGCTGACCCACCGGGTCGACGTCACCGGCGCCACCGACTACACCTACTCCGGCATGGCCGACGTCGCGACCGAGACGGACATGGTCTCCGGCACGACTCGGGCCTACACCTACGACACCGCCGGGCAGTTGCAGAACGAGAAGGATTCCAACTCCGGCACCGCGGGTCCCACCACCACCTACGGCTACGACGCCCTGGGCCGGATCAGCTCCCAGACGCTCACCGATCCGACCAACGCCCAGCTCGGGCAGTTGCAGTACAACTGGGACCCCAACGGCAACCTGACCAGCAAGGCCGGCACTGGCACCTACGCCTCCGAGGGCTCCCACACCTACAGCTACGACGCCGCCGATCGGCTGCTGGACGACACCACGAGCGTCGGCGGCACCACCAGCAGCCAGGAACAGTACACCTGGGACCCGGTCGGCAACCGCACCACGGTGACCGACCTGAACGCCGCCGGGACCACCACCAGCACGTCCAACGCCACCTTCGACCAGCGCAACCGGCTGCAGACCGTCACCGCCTCGGATGCCACCACCACCTACTCGTGGTCGCCGCGCGGCACCTTGGCGAGCACCAGCAAAACCGTCACCGCCACTGGCGCGACCATCATCACGGCCGACAAGTTCGACGCCTTCGGGCAGCTCATCACCGACGGCACCGCCACCTACAGCTACGACGCCCTCGGCCGGTTGCAGAACAACGGCAACGGCGCCAGCGGGCTGAACCAGTACTCCCAAGCCAGCCTGGAACCGGCCAGTGACGGCAGCTGGAACTACGCCCGCGCGCCCGGCGACTCCAGCGCGCCCCTGGCCGCGACACCGGTGAGCGGCGGCAGTGGCAGTGCCCTGAGCCTGCAAACCAACGCCCACGGCGACATCATCGCCGGCACCAACCCCAAAACCGGCGCGCTGGCAGCCAGCCGGAGCTACAACGCCTTCGGCAACGTCACCAGCAGCAGCGGAAACCTGCCGAACCTCGGATACCAGGGCGGCTACACCAGTCCCACCACCGGCCGCACCTACGCCCAATCACGCTGGTACGACCCGACGGCCGGCATCTTCCTGTCCGAAGACAGCGCGGCCCCGGCCCCGCACAACGCGGTCGGGACGAACCTCTACGCGTACGCCGCGGCCAACCCCACCAGCGCTTTCGACCCGAGCGGGCACGACTGCGGCGTCTTCTCCCCGGTCTGCGACATCTTCGACCAGATCACCGAAGGCCTCGGCGACCTCGGGGATGCCGGCGACAAGATCATCCAGGAGGCGCAGGACTACATCGATGCCGGCATCGGCGACACCGAGTCCTTCCTCGCCGACCAGGCCGTTCCTGTACTGGAGGAGGCCGGCGTCGCCCTCGGCGAAGCGGCCGTCGAAGGCGCCGCCTGCGTCATCGGATGTGCCGAACTGGCCGTCGGGGCGCTGGTCGTCGTGGCCGTGGCCGGGATCACCTACGCCTTCATCGTCGGCGCCGACGAACTGATCTACCAGGGCACCTACGACCCCGCCACCGGCACCATCGGCTCCCCGGCCACCACCGCCGCACCCGGTGCCGGAACCGACCCGAGCATCTTCGTCCATCCGCCGTCCACCACCAAGCCGGCCACGGCGCCGGCCGCGGCCAACCAGCCTCCGCCGCCACCCCCACCACCCCCGCCGCCGCACATCACCAGTACCAAGACCGTCACGGCCACCAAGACCTGGGACACCACCTCCAAGTGGTACGACAGCCAGTACCTGTACACCCGCGTCGACCACTACAGCCAGGTCACCACCACCGTCTACACGTACTGGTCCGACGGGCGGCATTACTGGCAGACCACCGTCTCACCGGTTCAGGACACCTGGACGATCACCGAACAACTCCTGATCGACCTGTCCAACCCCCTGCAGTTCGACACCCCAACCGTCACCGCCGCCGACAACCGCGCGCCGACGAGCGGGCAAGGTACCGCACCGATTGGCACCTGCGGGGAAGGTGGCAACCCGCTGTCCTGTACCGTCACCGACTTCCCGACACTGCCGCCAGGCGCGCAACACCAAACCAGCGGAAACGGGAGCGGTAAACGACCGCCATCGATTCCGGTGACCGGTTGTTCTGAAGTGCCCAGGGCGTGGGTGCCCAAGCGGCCGGGAACAGATGACGATCCCCAGGAACAGCTCCCGAAGAGCGCGGGGTTCGAGTCACTCGCTCCCGGGGAAACGCTTGAGCCCGGCTACTACATCTTTGTTGTCCGGCTCGACGGATCGTTTCGCGCCATGGAGAGTGAGGAGGCACTGGCTGTGGGGAGCCTAGGTGCAGGTCACACAAGCCTGGCTGATGAGGCTTCAGTGCTAATGGCTGGTTCGTTCGACGTCAATGAAAACGGCGACATATTCGACTTTGGCAATCAATCCGGACATTATAAGGCGTCGGATTTCTACGGCACCTGCTCCCTGGAGGAAATCGCACGTGATGCCTTCCGCAGCGCCGGCTTGCCGTCGCCTCTCGAAGACGCGTGGAATCCAGTGCCGTGGAAGCCGGTGCCGTAGCGTGCAGTGGCAGTGGGGTATCTGATGACTGGTGATCCGGGTTTCGGCGGTGTTGTAGCCCGCATGCTGGAGAGCCGTGGGCTGAGCGTCAGTGGTTTGTCTCACGTCTTCGGTATCGAAGAAGGCGAGCTACAAACGGTTCTTGACGGAGCCGACCCGAGGCTCGAGCTGGTGCGGCGACTGGCGTCGGCGTTCGGTCTCCACCTGGAAGACATGCTCGTCATCGCCGGGATCGACCTGCCTGACGACCTCAAATTCCTGGACCCGCGAGCCAGGGGTTGGCTCAGGCGGCTGGTGTCCCGAACAATTCGCCTGCGGCCGACGGCGCTGGATGAATTGTTGCGGTATGTGGAGAGCCTGCCGCGTGAGCTTCGTACCGAACCGGTTCCGCATGTGCCCGCCCGACATCACTATGAGCCGGGAATCGGCGGAGTGCTGCTCCACATGCTTCACAACCGCAACCTGGACTGGGGCGATGCGGCATGGATGCTGGGTGAAGCCACGGACGGACGCATCTACTGGTCCGCATCGACCGTCGGCATGGTCGGCGCGGGTCGCAAGGAGGTGACGCCTGAGTTGTTGGTCGCGCTCGCCCCGGTGCTCGGCATCTCTCCCGACGACTTGTCTGCGGTGGCAGGGATGGATATCCCTTCGGCGACTCCTGCCGCCGAGTCGAACGCGTTCATGATGGCTGATGTGCTCTGGGAAGCCCGGTCATTAACTGTTGACCAGGTCAAGAAAGTATATGAGAAAGCTGAGTCGCTCTCCGAGGGGTGAGGCCGTCGCGCCGCCAGCATGGGTGGCGGCGCGGCATCGCTTGTACCTGCGGCGGCCCCGGTGCTCTGGTCCCCGGAAATCTTGATCAACATGTTCCGCGACCACGGTCACCTTCGAGGTCGAAGTCGACGTCGACAGCGGCCACATCACCCTCAACATCACGGGCACGTTCACCTTGGTCGGCTGCGCGAACAGACACGCCTGTGACGTATGACCATCGCTCGGATTACAAAGACCTTCCGGATGACCTCATGGTGCTCATCGATCATGAGGTCATCCGGCCCTGTCTGGCGATCGCGTTCCGGCTGGGGGAGCTGAGCCACAGGACGGTCGTCGTCGAATACGCCGACGACGTCAACCCCGGCCCGGGCGTCGAGCTATGGCTGGAGACCTCGGCCGGCGATGTCCAGAACTTCCCGGTCTGGCAGCCCAACGTGCCGCGCTTGTCGACTGCGGCAGGCATGCGTCGGAACCTCCTGCGGTTGTTGGAGAATGGCTTCCGGAGTTGTCGCTGGGATGGGGCGAGAACGTCCGCTTCGACGAGTTGCGCAACCCGGGCGACGGCGCCGGCGACCCCGAAGCTTGATGCCGGTCCCACCCCATTGCCCATAGCGCTGTGTCATTCAGAGGCGGCCACTCATGCTCACCGGCCCTCAGGAGGTAATGATCGGTTCCAGGGCGATCGAGCACCCCAGCTGCTGTGCCCAGACGATCACCCCGATCGCCCGTGGACACACGCGAGCGAGCTCCCAACGCCCGATCGAGTCCCGGCTCACGCCGACATGCCAGCCGAGTCCGTCCTGCGTCAGCCCGAGGGCCAGACGGCGGTTCTTCAACGGAACGGCCAGCCGGCGTAGCTCGAAGTCCTCCCACGGCTCGCCGCGCCAGGGACGTGCCGGTCCCGTGCGGACTTCGCCGTCAGGGCCGACGATCACTAGGCGGCGGCCGAGGCTGCGAGACCACTGGAACATATGCTCCAAGGTGGGTTCCATGGCCCCGGTCTCCCACTCCGAGATTGCTCTACCTCGGAACGGCATTCCGTTCGCAAGCTCGTTCTGGGTAAGCCCGGCGTGCTGTCGTGCATCGCGCAGGTCACCGAAGAGTCGCGAGAGGGCGAGCTCCGCTGCATAGTCAACGTGCAGTGTCCGTGACACAAGCGGTCCGTTGGCGCGACGGTGGCGGGGCTCCGTCGTGTCTTTCGTGCTCAAAGCGTCACCCTACCCGGTGTCATGATCTCGGCCCACACCATGCGCGAGCTCTGATCGCCGAACACGCCCCAGGCTGAGGACACCGCCGCGACCATCGCCAGGCCGCGGCCGGCCTCGGCCTCGTCGCCGAGCTTGTCGAGTTCTTCGGCGGTGTCGATCGAGGCGAGCTCGCAGACGTGGGGCACTATCGGGCCGCCTTCGTCGACCACGTGGACCTGCCACCGGTCATGGCAGTCGACGACTTGCAGCGTGAACTTGCCGTTCGGGCCGCCGCTGGCGCTGTGTTGGATCGCGTTGCCGGCCAGTTCCGATGCGATCATCTCGATCAGGTCGGCGCCGTCGCAGGCGCCGGCCACGAGGCGTGTGAACTCTCGTACTTCTGTCAGGTGCTCAGGTAGCCCTTCGAAGTTTCTAGACCAGGACAACACGGCTCACCCCGCGCTTGCCGCGTCGCCATCGGGCGCCAGGTCGTCGATGGCGTCCTCGATGTGCTTGTTGACCACCTCAGCGGCCTTCTCCGGCCCGAGCTTCCGTTCGTGCATGGCCAGACACAGCAGGGAGGCTCGCAAGCCATCGAGGTGCCCAGACCAGGTCGTGAGTTCAACGGAGCTGTCTGGACTGAGTGCCATCGGGTCGAAGCCCACGGCGGCAGCCGTGTACAGCAAGATCCCGTAGCTGTCCGTGTGACCTTCTTCGATGACTCTGTTGAGAATCCTGTCCTTCGCACTCTCAGTCATGTGCACCCATCCTTGATCGCGAAGCCCGAGACTTGATGTGTTGGTGGTGCCAGAACGCGGGGTTGTGACCGCGGGCCACGGAAGCGTGCCTTGGTGCCGGTGTTGGCCCAGCCCGGCGTGGCCGGTGTTCCGAGATGCGGTGGCGGCCGTCGCTGGCGGACTGTGTGCCGGCGCGACCGACAAGGAGCGCCCCCGCCAACAGCGGTGCGGCGCAGACGAGCCACACCTTTGACGGCGTCCGGGCGGCATGACGTCCGCGGGTGACCGAGGGAGTGGGGTAGTAGCCGTAGCACCAGAGAGTCAGTGCCAGAAGCGTCGTCTGCATCCGCTCCTCCGTCGTTCGTCGAGCGTTGGGATTCGCGGCTGGTGGTGTGCCGCATCCCGACGTCGACGGTAAGAGCGCCCTACCTGGGTCGATCCAACAAAGTGTTGGGTGGTCTGTGCTCCGATGCGTAAAAGATCATGCAGGGACAAGGTGCGCAAACCGCATGGTGTAGCGAAAGGTGGCTTGCAGCCTCTCCGATCTCAGCTGCCTTCGGAGCGTCGGAGCTATCCGTCACCGGTTGCTGGAAGAGTCTCCGGCCATGGACACCGATGCGTACTGGCGGCTCATCTCGGACAGCCTGGACTTCGGACCGGGCAGGATCGCCCGGCAGGCGTTCCTGCAGGAGCAACTGGCGATGCTATCCGCGTCCGACATCGTTGCGGTCGGCGTCCATCTGGATCGAGCGTCCGATCGCGCCTACTCCTGGGACCTAGTCGGAGCTGCCAAGCGGATCTTCGGCGGATGGCTTTCAGACGACAGCTTCGAGTATTTCCGCCGGTGGCTGATCGGGTGTGGCCGCGGCGCCTTTGATATGGCAGTCGCCGACCCCGACTCGTTGTCTGCGCTTCCTGAGGTCCAGCGGCTGGCGGGTCGGCACTTCCGTACCTGGAACTGCGACCTCGAATGGCCCGAGTGGGAGTCGCTGGCCTACGTCGCGATCGACGCTTACGGTCGGGTCACCGGAGAGGACGAGTGCGCCGGCGCCTTCTACGCCGCGGTGAAGGCTCAATTGGCCGGCGACAACCTCGCACGCCGTCCTCGCGGGGAGTACTGGGACACATCAGACGACGCCGCCTCAGCGGCGCGGCTTCCCAATCTCACTGCGATGTTCCCGCCCCGCGCTCTAATCTGACCCGGAATCCGATCGTCGGCACTAGGCCGTGTTGGGGAATGTGTCAGGTGCT from Catenulispora sp. GP43 carries:
- a CDS encoding RNA polymerase sigma factor → MDSTEMGFDGFFRQHYSRYVAYLIKLGFTRQEAEDATNEAMTEVYRRWSQVTNPIAYVYRTVLNQAVAERRRSDRGLDAASRAVSGDPRHLFDGVAYKDDHILLLDLLRRLPPNQRKVLALDLADLDVTTIAEILDVDPSTVRSHRRHALKALRKLACEQNPSLKDGEMP
- a CDS encoding RHS repeat-associated core domain-containing protein; amino-acid sequence: MTAAGWTTPPGGTSTVAYAASYDAEGRLTHRVDVTGATDYTYSGMADVATETDMVSGTTRAYTYDTAGQLQNEKDSNSGTAGPTTTYGYDALGRISSQTLTDPTNAQLGQLQYNWDPNGNLTSKAGTGTYASEGSHTYSYDAADRLLDDTTSVGGTTSSQEQYTWDPVGNRTTVTDLNAAGTTTSTSNATFDQRNRLQTVTASDATTTYSWSPRGTLASTSKTVTATGATIITADKFDAFGQLITDGTATYSYDALGRLQNNGNGASGLNQYSQASLEPASDGSWNYARAPGDSSAPLAATPVSGGSGSALSLQTNAHGDIIAGTNPKTGALAASRSYNAFGNVTSSSGNLPNLGYQGGYTSPTTGRTYAQSRWYDPTAGIFLSEDSAAPAPHNAVGTNLYAYAAANPTSAFDPSGHDCGVFSPVCDIFDQITEGLGDLGDAGDKIIQEAQDYIDAGIGDTESFLADQAVPVLEEAGVALGEAAVEGAACVIGCAELAVGALVVVAVAGITYAFIVGADELIYQGTYDPATGTIGSPATTAAPGAGTDPSIFVHPPSTTKPATAPAAANQPPPPPPPPPPPHITSTKTVTATKTWDTTSKWYDSQYLYTRVDHYSQVTTTVYTYWSDGRHYWQTTVSPVQDTWTITEQLLIDLSNPLQFDTPTVTAADNRAPTSGQGTAPIGTCGEGGNPLSCTVTDFPTLPPGAQHQTSGNGSGKRPPSIPVTGCSEVPRAWVPKRPGTDDDPQEQLPKSAGFESLAPGETLEPGYYIFVVRLDGSFRAMESEEALAVGSLGAGHTSLADEASVLMAGSFDVNENGDIFDFGNQSGHYKASDFYGTCSLEEIARDAFRSAGLPSPLEDAWNPVPWKPVP
- a CDS encoding XRE family transcriptional regulator; this encodes MTGDPGFGGVVARMLESRGLSVSGLSHVFGIEEGELQTVLDGADPRLELVRRLASAFGLHLEDMLVIAGIDLPDDLKFLDPRARGWLRRLVSRTIRLRPTALDELLRYVESLPRELRTEPVPHVPARHHYEPGIGGVLLHMLHNRNLDWGDAAWMLGEATDGRIYWSASTVGMVGAGRKEVTPELLVALAPVLGISPDDLSAVAGMDIPSATPAAESNAFMMADVLWEARSLTVDQVKKVYEKAESLSEG
- a CDS encoding helix-turn-helix transcriptional regulator; translation: MSRTLHVDYAAELALSRLFGDLRDARQHAGLTQNELANGMPFRGRAISEWETGAMEPTLEHMFQWSRSLGRRLVIVGPDGEVRTGPARPWRGEPWEDFELRRLAVPLKNRRLALGLTQDGLGWHVGVSRDSIGRWELARVCPRAIGVIVWAQQLGCSIALEPIITS
- a CDS encoding ATP-binding protein; amino-acid sequence: MLSWSRNFEGLPEHLTEVREFTRLVAGACDGADLIEMIASELAGNAIQHSASGGPNGKFTLQVVDCHDRWQVHVVDEGGPIVPHVCELASIDTAEELDKLGDEAEAGRGLAMVAAVSSAWGVFGDQSSRMVWAEIMTPGRVTL
- a CDS encoding DUF4240 domain-containing protein; this encodes MDTDAYWRLISDSLDFGPGRIARQAFLQEQLAMLSASDIVAVGVHLDRASDRAYSWDLVGAAKRIFGGWLSDDSFEYFRRWLIGCGRGAFDMAVADPDSLSALPEVQRLAGRHFRTWNCDLEWPEWESLAYVAIDAYGRVTGEDECAGAFYAAVKAQLAGDNLARRPRGEYWDTSDDAASAARLPNLTAMFPPRALI